From Draconibacterium halophilum, one genomic window encodes:
- the metA gene encoding homoserine O-acetyltransferase MetA, producing the protein MPLNINDKLPAIEILREENIFVMDSSQASHQDIRPLKIVILNLMPLKISTETDLLRLLSNSPLQIEIDFLKIKGHTPKNTSSEHMSEFYSTFDELKDKKYDGMIITGAPVELLDFEEVTYWNEMKEILDWAEHHVTSSLFICWAAQAALYHYYNVPKYPLNNKMFGVFEHHLSDNTLPIFRGFDDAFFIPHSRHTEIRKEDIEKVDELKIISYSQEAGVSIVKAKNGRQLFVTGHSEYSRHTLDGEYKRDKEKKLPIEMPVNYYPGNDPSKTPIMRWKSTANLLFSNWLNYYVYQETPYDLEQIN; encoded by the coding sequence ATGCCATTAAATATAAACGACAAACTTCCGGCAATTGAAATACTTCGCGAGGAGAATATTTTTGTAATGGATTCATCACAGGCATCGCATCAGGATATACGACCACTAAAAATTGTGATCTTAAATTTGATGCCCCTCAAGATCTCCACTGAAACAGATCTTCTCCGCCTTTTATCAAATTCTCCTTTACAGATTGAGATTGACTTTCTGAAGATAAAAGGTCACACACCAAAGAATACTTCTTCGGAACACATGAGCGAGTTTTACAGCACTTTTGATGAGCTGAAAGACAAAAAGTACGATGGCATGATTATTACTGGTGCACCAGTTGAGCTACTCGATTTTGAGGAAGTAACCTACTGGAATGAAATGAAAGAGATTCTCGACTGGGCTGAGCACCATGTAACTTCATCATTGTTTATTTGCTGGGCAGCTCAGGCTGCGTTGTACCATTATTACAATGTGCCAAAATATCCCCTCAACAATAAAATGTTTGGCGTTTTCGAGCATCACTTATCCGATAATACACTACCAATATTCCGCGGTTTTGATGATGCCTTTTTTATTCCACATTCACGTCATACTGAAATTCGTAAAGAGGATATCGAAAAAGTGGACGAGCTGAAGATTATTTCCTATTCGCAGGAAGCAGGTGTCTCTATTGTAAAAGCCAAAAACGGGCGCCAATTGTTTGTAACAGGTCATTCTGAATATTCGCGTCATACTCTGGATGGAGAGTACAAACGTGATAAGGAGAAAAAATTACCCATTGAAATGCCCGTGAATTATTATCCCGGTAACGATCCATCGAAAACACCAATTATGCGCTGGAAATCAACAGCCAATCTGTTATTTTCCAACTGGCTGAACTATTACGTTTATCAGGAAACACCTTACGATCTGGAACAAATTAATTAA
- a CDS encoding O-acetylhomoserine aminocarboxypropyltransferase/cysteine synthase family protein — protein MTTQKLNFETLQLHAGQQPDATTNSRAVPIYQTSSYVFNDADHAANLFALKEFGNIYTRIMNPTSDVFEQRMAALEGGVAALSVASGHAAQFIALNNILDIGDNIVSSPYLYGGTYNQFKVTFKRLGIEARLTEDLEAASFEKLIDDKTKAIYLETIGNPGFVIPDFDAIAALAKKYDIPFIVDNTFAGGGYLFRPIEHGADIVVESATKWIGGHGTSIGGVIVDAGTYNWGNGKFPGFTEPSEGYHGLKYWDVFNFDGPFGNIAFIIKARVEGLRDFGSAISPFNSFLLLQGLETLSLRMDRHVENTLALAKWLEAHPKVESVNYPGLENNPSYANAQKYLPKGAGGVLSFNVKGDKDTANNVVNNLELVSHLANVGDAKTLIIQPAATTHQQLSEEAQAAAGVTPTQLRVSVGLEHIGDIIADFEQALGKA, from the coding sequence ATGACAACACAAAAATTGAATTTCGAAACACTGCAACTACATGCAGGACAACAACCCGATGCAACAACGAACTCGCGTGCTGTGCCAATTTACCAAACATCGTCGTACGTGTTTAACGATGCCGATCATGCGGCCAACTTATTTGCGCTAAAAGAGTTTGGTAATATTTATACCCGAATCATGAATCCAACTTCGGATGTATTTGAGCAGCGTATGGCAGCACTCGAAGGGGGAGTGGCAGCACTCTCAGTGGCTTCGGGACACGCCGCGCAGTTTATTGCTTTGAATAATATTCTGGATATTGGCGACAACATTGTTTCATCGCCATATTTGTACGGCGGAACATACAACCAGTTTAAAGTTACTTTTAAACGACTGGGAATTGAAGCACGCTTAACCGAAGATTTGGAAGCTGCATCGTTCGAGAAACTTATCGACGATAAAACAAAAGCAATCTATCTTGAAACGATTGGAAATCCGGGATTTGTAATTCCTGATTTTGATGCGATTGCCGCATTGGCTAAAAAATACGATATCCCGTTTATTGTTGACAATACCTTTGCAGGCGGTGGTTATTTATTCCGCCCGATTGAGCATGGTGCCGACATTGTAGTGGAATCGGCAACCAAATGGATCGGTGGCCACGGAACCAGCATTGGCGGTGTAATTGTTGATGCCGGAACCTATAATTGGGGTAATGGTAAATTCCCCGGTTTTACTGAGCCTTCTGAAGGTTATCACGGATTGAAATACTGGGATGTATTCAATTTCGACGGACCATTCGGAAATATTGCATTTATTATAAAAGCACGTGTTGAAGGACTGCGTGATTTTGGTTCGGCAATCAGTCCGTTCAACTCGTTTCTGCTTCTTCAGGGGCTGGAAACATTGTCGCTTAGAATGGATCGTCATGTGGAAAATACACTGGCTTTGGCCAAATGGCTTGAAGCACATCCGAAAGTGGAGAGCGTAAATTACCCGGGGCTGGAAAATAATCCATCCTATGCCAATGCGCAGAAATATTTGCCTAAAGGTGCCGGTGGAGTGCTGTCATTCAATGTTAAAGGCGATAAAGATACGGCTAATAATGTGGTTAATAATCTGGAACTGGTAAGTCACCTGGCTAATGTTGGCGACGCAAAAACATTGATTATTCAACCGGCAGCAACAACTCACCAACAGTTGTCGGAAGAAGCTCAGGCAGCCGCAGGAGTAACTCCAACACAGTTACGTGTTAGTGTTGGATTAGAACATATTGGCGATATTATTGCTGACTTTGAGCAGGCGCTGGGCAAAGCTTAG
- a CDS encoding aspartate kinase, translating into MSDNVIRFGGSHIGNQIALQNLKAWLAGSTSRNYVVVSAIPGLLDLIQFNLEQVFQNELNKEKLLNEIYGFYVNNIDEQPSDTYSKLADQLIGLLKGIGLIGDYSRALKDQVYCFAEKLSLEILSSLWKEATVIQPEDIALQVSSDFGNATFLSVDKNKLNKLEDGVFLVPGTYGLAENNKLARTGKTAADYTAAFLTKELGLDALKLWGLDNDFQRAKPVIIENPEIIKRLTYSEASELAYFEHYSFHPRTVEPLEHAHIPIQVLSPKTAKGEVETIINTETYIEKQIVKSVACTDDISLLKLDGPGVGLKPGILAKVTNQLNDAGLNIKSVITSQTSINFILSKENGAKALKLVHKLGFSTVTDIKVVNDLALIGIVGHGMQQAYGVSAKIFAAVANNKINVILSGSGASDLVSYLVVQESDKEKSVREIYNAFFSDK; encoded by the coding sequence ATGTCGGATAATGTTATTCGATTTGGTGGAAGCCATATTGGCAACCAAATAGCACTACAAAATTTAAAAGCCTGGTTAGCAGGCAGCACAAGCCGCAACTATGTGGTTGTTTCTGCCATTCCCGGATTGCTCGATCTTATTCAATTCAACCTGGAACAGGTATTTCAGAACGAACTGAACAAAGAGAAATTATTAAACGAAATCTACGGATTTTATGTTAATAATATTGATGAGCAACCGTCTGATACTTATTCAAAATTAGCCGACCAGCTTATTGGTTTATTAAAAGGAATCGGTCTTATTGGAGACTACTCACGAGCTTTAAAAGATCAGGTTTATTGTTTCGCCGAGAAATTGTCGCTTGAGATTCTGTCTTCACTCTGGAAAGAAGCAACTGTAATTCAGCCGGAAGATATCGCATTGCAGGTATCATCCGATTTTGGAAACGCAACTTTTCTGTCGGTAGACAAAAATAAACTCAATAAACTGGAGGACGGAGTTTTCTTGGTTCCCGGAACCTACGGGCTTGCCGAAAACAACAAACTGGCTCGAACCGGGAAAACGGCAGCCGATTACACCGCCGCTTTTCTTACCAAAGAATTGGGCTTAGATGCCCTAAAACTTTGGGGGCTCGACAACGATTTTCAGCGGGCCAAACCTGTTATTATCGAAAATCCCGAGATTATAAAACGTCTTACTTATTCAGAGGCCAGTGAGCTGGCTTATTTCGAGCACTATTCGTTTCACCCGCGTACAGTGGAGCCGCTGGAGCATGCGCATATACCGATTCAGGTGTTGAGTCCGAAAACGGCAAAGGGCGAAGTTGAAACCATAATCAACACCGAGACTTATATCGAAAAACAGATTGTAAAAAGTGTTGCTTGCACCGACGATATTTCGCTGCTAAAGCTAGATGGACCGGGTGTTGGTTTAAAGCCGGGTATTTTGGCAAAAGTAACAAACCAGTTAAACGATGCCGGGTTAAACATTAAGTCGGTAATTACCTCGCAAACCTCCATCAATTTTATCTTAAGCAAAGAAAATGGCGCAAAAGCATTAAAACTGGTTCACAAATTGGGCTTTTCTACTGTTACTGATATTAAGGTTGTAAACGATTTGGCACTAATTGGTATTGTAGGACACGGTATGCAACAGGCTTACGGCGTGTCGGCAAAGATATTTGCTGCGGTAGCTAACAATAAAATCAATGTAATACTTAGTGGTTCCGGCGCATCTGACCTGGTAAGCTATTTGGTGGTGCAGGAATCCGACAAAGAAAAAAGTGTGAGAGAAATTTATAACGCTTTTTTTAGTGATAAATAG
- the nhaA gene encoding Na+/H+ antiporter NhaA, translated as MEIKFDPLRRFVKIKSLSSICMLLAAISALIVSNTSLNNWYNQFIHLDFSIGFPNFHLSKSVLHWINDGLMTIFFFVIGLEIKREFLLGELSSMRKAMLPIFAAIGGMIFPIALFFILNHGREGIEGWGITMATDIAFTLGVLGILGKRVPFGLTIFLAAFAIIDDLGAVLVIAIFYSSQIHWHLVAISVGLLMGLSLLSFKNIYSRYLYIPVGIVTWLLFLESGIHPTIAGVLFAFTIPSHRKKQLIVVINKGKKALNQLSQLVGKKVVEFKDHKTAINILDNITSEIQSPLQHLENKLGTLVSFLIIPLFAFANSGINFTDNEGTFTRLSISIAVSLIFGKIIGISLFTWLAVRFKLAVLPENVNFKQIIGLACLGGFGFTMSIFISQLSYESLHLQNSAKLGILIASVIAGISGYLIIRYSIRKSVPPEKPTQN; from the coding sequence ATGGAGATTAAATTTGACCCGTTACGGAGATTTGTAAAAATAAAATCATTGAGCAGCATTTGTATGCTTCTGGCTGCTATTTCAGCCCTCATTGTTTCCAATACCAGTCTAAACAACTGGTATAACCAGTTTATACACCTCGATTTTTCTATTGGCTTTCCCAATTTCCACCTAAGCAAATCGGTATTACACTGGATTAACGACGGACTTATGACCATCTTTTTCTTTGTAATCGGACTGGAGATAAAAAGAGAATTTCTGCTTGGTGAGCTCAGTTCAATGAGAAAAGCTATGTTGCCCATTTTTGCTGCAATCGGTGGAATGATATTTCCCATTGCTCTATTTTTTATTCTCAACCACGGCAGAGAAGGTATAGAAGGCTGGGGAATTACAATGGCTACAGATATAGCTTTCACATTGGGGGTGTTGGGAATTCTGGGGAAACGCGTACCTTTTGGACTGACCATATTTCTGGCCGCATTTGCAATTATCGACGATTTGGGCGCGGTTTTGGTCATTGCAATATTCTACAGTTCACAAATACACTGGCATCTTGTTGCCATATCCGTTGGCTTATTGATGGGGTTATCACTTCTGTCTTTTAAAAATATTTATTCCAGGTATTTATATATTCCTGTTGGGATTGTGACATGGCTGCTGTTTTTAGAGTCGGGAATACATCCAACCATCGCAGGAGTTCTTTTTGCATTTACAATTCCATCGCATCGAAAAAAGCAGCTGATAGTTGTTATCAATAAAGGGAAAAAGGCCCTCAACCAATTGTCGCAATTAGTTGGAAAAAAGGTTGTGGAGTTTAAAGATCACAAAACTGCCATTAATATTTTAGACAATATAACCTCCGAAATTCAGTCGCCATTACAACATCTGGAAAATAAATTGGGCACATTGGTTTCCTTTTTAATTATTCCGCTTTTTGCTTTTGCAAATTCAGGAATCAATTTCACCGACAACGAAGGTACTTTTACCCGTTTATCCATAAGTATTGCGGTGAGCCTGATTTTTGGGAAAATAATTGGCATCAGTTTATTTACCTGGTTGGCAGTAAGATTTAAATTGGCAGTACTACCCGAAAATGTGAATTTTAAACAGATTATTGGTTTAGCTTGTTTAGGTGGATTCGGGTTTACCATGTCCATTTTTATTTCCCAGCTTTCTTACGAATCCCTCCATTTGCAAAACTCAGCAAAATTGGGAATATTAATTGCATCAGTAATTGCCGGTATAAGCGGTTACCTGATTATCCGGTATTCAATAAGAAAAAGCGTTCCGCCGGAAAAACCCACACAAAACTAA